The following are encoded together in the Platichthys flesus chromosome 9, fPlaFle2.1, whole genome shotgun sequence genome:
- the LOC133961338 gene encoding cornifelin-like, translated as MAAQPLREWKTGLFDCFEDASTCCYGFWCCPCLACTVSGRFGENSCLPLCDLFSPAVFGLCGIPLFVPPASASLRSSIRSRHGIKGSICKDIAISCFCLTCSWCQMYREIKDNNKDQVVIINNQPAPVMMMAQPPMAVNQHGVTVTSY; from the exons ATGGCAGCACAACCTTTGAGAGAGTGGAAAACCGGTCTCTTTGACTGCTTCGAGGACGCGAGTACTT GTTGCTATGGCTTCTGGTGCTGCCCTTGCCTCGCCTGCACGGTTTCAGGAAGATTCGGAGAGAACAGTTGCCTCCCCTTATGCGACTTGTTCAGCCCGGCTGTGTTTGGCCTCTGTGGGATCCCTCTATTTGTTCCCCCCGCATCCGCGAGTCTCCGGTCCTCCATTCGGAGCAGACACGGCATCAAG GGATCTATCTGTAAAGACATCgccatttcctgtttctgtttgacCTGCTCCTGGTGTCAGATGTATCGtgagataaaagacaacaacaaggACCAAGTGGTCATCATCAACAATCAGCCAGCGCCAGTGATGATGATGGCGCAACCCCCTATGGCTGTGAACCAACATGGGGTCACCGTGACGTCATACTGA